The following DNA comes from Naumovozyma dairenensis CBS 421 chromosome 4, complete genome.
tctaaagaagaataaataataatagtaataataatcagcttaatgatgaataaaatataatataaagaagaaaagagaatAGCTTGCGCCCCTAAGCAGTAGTTTCTGATTTCTCAGcaaataattcttctttcaatggAACACCCAATTCTTCTCTAACGTCTTTCAGTTCATCCAAATAAGCCTTATATTGGTCTTCATTTTCCACTTTAAATTTCAAAGCTTCAAAAACCCTCATAGCAGTAGGTAGATCATTAACTCTTCTAGCTGCTCTCAATGCTTTTTCCACTACAGCAGGAGCAGGGACCAAATCGTAAGAGAAACAATTATTCAATACTCTTTGTACTTCGAATAAGTCATAAGCTTCATCGAATTCCTTTTCATATCTTGCAGTAAATTCTTCGAATGTTTCTTCATCTCCATGCGATGAATACTTTCTTATCTGTGAACCTGCCTTTGTTGCAAGTAATAATTTGGAGTTTAAAGGAGTAGCAACGAAGGTTTTAGAGGCTTGAGTTAGAAGCGTTCTCTTTAAAATTGGTGTTCTAAGCATATATCTTGAGAGCATggttatatatttattagttGATAGCAATTGGTTTTTTCCTCgtttgtatatatattcctCGAGAAAATGAATCAGTATTCTGGATGTTTCTCTTTCCCTTTAAGTAGATAATGacaaaatgatattttctcTAAGATAATACGATAAGAACTAgtaataaagaaacaatataatCTATCAAGCTGtatttggtaataataataatagagaCAATATGAAAAGATGTGTACTTTTCAGATTAGCCAATTGTCAGCGGGATCTTTG
Coding sequences within:
- the COX6 gene encoding cytochrome c oxidase subunit VI (similar to Saccharomyces cerevisiae COX6 (YHR051W); ancestral locus Anc_5.280), whose protein sequence is MLSRYMLRTPILKRTLLTQASKTFVATPLNSKLLLATKAGSQIRKYSSHGDEETFEEFTARYEKEFDEAYDLFEVQRVLNNCFSYDLVPAPAVVEKALRAARRVNDLPTAMRVFEALKFKVENEDQYKAYLDELKDVREELGVPLKEELFAEKSETTA